In Topomyia yanbarensis strain Yona2022 chromosome 2, ASM3024719v1, whole genome shotgun sequence, one DNA window encodes the following:
- the LOC131685840 gene encoding uncharacterized protein LOC131685840: protein MSSRRSRFSLSLVRRSESPKSPIGDRARSTCGLDSSAGFSYSTPQSRRQRSSYKNESPATYDCENSPIPMSQDINNSISGVAWAWNSPKRAVASNLRKRPLACQIFVSNKDSEFSSGQSGRSTSHLTGFYKFQSELKMLQANETDDADLEQKNLSIDVIAPASPPSSPGIEKEEPKIPKSFQTDSFNDSELDCLLLQASQAIERKKSHEKCRPLREKSVPTFTQGKENKLGKERSLFKSRTTEDFDLNSDELLNDSDSDSFLLKASQMIEESVTKNVPGSNSRRVSTLTRHRSMPESPSPKVNSPGCSNRAKRLPRDVVVSVRPSEDVPSSDRRQCTKREIEQKRQDALKRLQASRLNKLRQGNHS, encoded by the coding sequence ATGTCCTCAAGACGAAGCCGATTTAGTTTGTCCCTAGTTAGGAGATCAGAATCGCCGAAATCTCCGATCGGAGATCGTGCCCGATCAACTTGTGGACTCGATTCAAGTGCAGGTTTCAGTTACAGTACACCACAAAGCAGACGTCAGCGATCGTCCTATAAGAATGAGTCGCCCGCAACGTACGATTGTGAGAATTCTCCGATACCCATGTCACAGGATATCAACAACTCAATATCTGGAGTTGCATGGGCCTGGAACAGCCCAAAGCGGGCCGTTGCAAGTAACCTGAGAAAACGGCCTTTGGCGTGTCAAATTTTTGTTTCCAACAAAGATTCAGAATTTTCTTCCGGGCAGAGTGGAAGATCAACCAGTCATCTGACGGGGTTTTATAAGTTTCAATCCGAATTAAAAATGTTACAGGCGAACGAAACTGACGACGCCGATTTGGAGCAGAAAAACTTGTCTATCGATGTGATTGCACCAGCGTCGCCTCCGTCCTCTCCGGGCATAGAGAAAGAGGAACCTAAGATACCCAAATCTTTTCAAACGGATTCTTTCAATGATTCTGAGCTTGACTGTTTGCTTTTGCAGGCCAGCCAGGCAATTGAAAGGAAGAAGTCTCACGAAAAATGTCGACCCTTGCGAGAAAAATCGGTACCAACCTTCACTCAAGGCAAAGAGAATAAACTGGGAAAAGAAAGAAGCCTTTTTAAAAGCCGAACAACTGAAGATTTCGATTTGAACAGCGATGAGCTACTGAACGATTCCGACTCGGATTCATTTCTTCTTAAAGCTTCGCAAATGATTGAGGAGTCCGTAACTAAAAATGTGCCCGGATCAAATTCCAGACGAGTCAGTACACTGACGCGACACCGGTCTATGCCCGAATCACCGAGTCCGAAGGTTAACTCACCAGGATGCAGCAACCGAGCGAAGCGACTTCCTCGCGATGTTGTAGTATCGGTACGTCCGAGCGAGGATGTGCCGTCCAGTGATCGGCGGCAATGCACAAAGCGTGAAATAGAGCAGAAACGTCAGGATGCACTTAAGCGTCTGCAGGCCAGTCGGTTGAACAAACTACGGCAAGGCAATCATTCGTAG